The following are encoded in a window of Primulina eburnea isolate SZY01 chromosome 4, ASM2296580v1, whole genome shotgun sequence genomic DNA:
- the LOC140830089 gene encoding uncharacterized protein produces the protein MRFGRKGMLAPCYIGLYAIDERIGTLAYRLDLPQSLSAIHDVFHVSKLRKYDPDPSHVLSTEDVELDSSLSYVEHPVQILDRKENQLRNKMIPFVLVQWSRHGIEEATWELDARMPQEWPHLFENMMNNSMYSDFPISLECEEVDSSSISVQGKLLKVLASDFRVFCVVCP, from the exons ATGAGATTTGGACGTAAAGGGATGTTAGCTCCATGTTATATTGGTCTGTATGCAATTGATGAGAGGATTGGCACTTTGGCTTATCGTTTGGACTTGCCGCAGAGTTTGTCTGCGATACATGATGTGTTCCATGTATCTAAGCTGCGGAAGTACGACCCAGATCCATCTCATGTTTTGAGTACCGAGGATGTGGAATTAGATAGTTCCCTAAGTTATGTTGAGCATCCagttcaaattcttgatcgcaaAGAGAATCAACTCAGGAACAAGATGATTCCTTTCGTTTTGGTGCAGTGGAGTAGACATGGGATagaagaagctacatgggagttaGATGCTAGAATGCCTCAAGAGTGGCCTCACttgtttgaaaatatgatgaatAACTCCATGTACTCAGATTTTCCTAT TTCTTTAGAGTGTGAAGAGGTCGATTCTAGCTCCATTTCAGTTCAAGGGAAGCTTCTGAAG GTTTTGGCTTCTGATTTTCGGGTTTTTTGTGTGGTTTGCCCTTAG